In Nitrospira sp., a single genomic region encodes these proteins:
- a CDS encoding multicopper oxidase domain-containing protein, with product MQRRGTQYRSWAGILCAVTLILAGNDAEAQSTTHDTHHENEGAPTTAAWAERLKGQTIVEDTMEGRPDRTAMVERQHHRIMEQMERDAEAQRASGYFNNVNMMHQYGAGNQDVLLISDSGAEPVQTGGGRCPAAAPVRKYDVSAINVEISLNMWLDYYPGYMYVLTENIEHVREEEAANRAAREKDGYDPGAVKNGLQSQWIQPLVIRGNQGDCVKMTLRNQLEGGEEVSLNIHGSSMVVASTGQPATTTNPDSVVAQGKAAEFEWYIPPTQQEGGRQFHSYSNDRELTVMGLFGAFVVEPKGSEYLDPIGSGDPTPMASGWQAIIKNGTGPDFREFVLMYHEVGDEAFRPLNKKGDFLPQRDPLTDVYRPVARALNYRSEPFGIDNMQTQHEYFGFEDESMAYSAYTFGDPATTVPRSYLGDPAKFRLVHGGSEVFHSHHPHGGSIRWPRSPRAIDEMPLWHTAKNGPVKYPVIRTKSDRVDVEVIGPSETMDLETECGSGLCQQLAGDFLFHCHVAHHYIAGMWGYWRVYNTLQQGEVHNDTMPALRELPDRTGRIQAGVTSDQLIGRTVDWFGKTFTIVKDGKTDWKALPAVVQVKDWVAMQLPPQGQPGHKDDERGQTNSYDASVLDWAWQGDRAMTERENTVENPRYQSTAPGKRLPILFESATGKIAWPHLKPHFGRRVPFSQNHNPSPWLDMIHLEEDGAPSSYPAKPGENGRWSMCPENAGSKKYNVHFIQTPMTLADKQGDTPAIEDKDGLIYVLHEEEAQVRKSAIKYPLVVRANIYDCIDWMLTSEWEDDDHINFHSSKINTHWHFLQFDNQSSDGVITGFSYEQSVRPFTMLQKKVNKGLPLPMNTTFTKAAKKGERVITVKNAAQYHPNVELLIGADNVGGNEIGRVKSIKGNQITLYRPLRNDHPVNDIVTVEFVRQRFWVDSDVGTVFWHDHALGRVTWPHGGFGTIIIEPVGSTYHDPKTGKPIRSGPLADIRTAEPVGYGVNGSFRELLVQLNDTVPHTVNIVTAGNPPGQPIEVALEAGKTVSFPMPENIPMTPMPFLNGGTHTTGGGLNFKAEPISSRLLSNPDASKLFSSAVHGDPYTPMVRAYLGDTVVFRLLQTMANETMVWTLSGHTYLTERYAGDANRKNSIHIGIAERYDLVVPQAGGPRLQPGDYIHFNGRTSKLSEGAWSIMRVLDKEAPDLQKLPAGYSRRNNIPQPLPVCPPDAPVKSFNVAALDYPSMKLNLKAPDVIEVDFERTIQMVNPNAKIYALEEEVARVGSGLQPMPLTLRANVGDCLKIKLTNRMKEGRASFSAIGLAFDPKDSLGANVGNNPGDQTVSPGESRTYTYYADPFLGETASLVWDWGNVMLNPRSGLYGAVVIGPKGAQYRDPKTGADISTKNSWVADVIVDRTIQGYEHRVNYRDVALFFQDEDNIIGTSFMPYVQNTAGLTAVNYRAEPYRFRQDTGCSLGKVFQPCVVDKPEDPATPIIEAHAGDPVRIHVFGASNEQNGMFSVERHEWPIEPFMRGADMISVVEFSGSETLDAFLPSAGGPFRMPGDYVWSNQRLPYSQSGQWGYLRVLPAGDQRIKGLSSIRPGVKQADSETPPRIGPVSSVMR from the coding sequence ATGCAGAGGCGTGGTACGCAGTATCGTTCGTGGGCAGGAATTCTGTGCGCGGTGACTCTGATTCTGGCGGGCAACGACGCGGAGGCTCAATCCACCACTCATGATACCCATCATGAGAATGAGGGTGCACCGACGACGGCCGCGTGGGCTGAACGATTGAAAGGCCAGACGATCGTCGAGGACACGATGGAGGGTCGTCCGGACCGCACGGCGATGGTCGAACGCCAGCATCATCGCATCATGGAGCAGATGGAACGCGACGCCGAGGCGCAACGGGCGAGCGGGTATTTCAACAACGTGAATATGATGCACCAATACGGCGCCGGTAACCAGGACGTGCTGCTGATATCCGACTCAGGCGCCGAGCCCGTGCAGACGGGAGGCGGGCGCTGCCCAGCGGCCGCGCCGGTCCGGAAGTACGACGTTTCGGCGATCAACGTCGAGATTTCGCTCAACATGTGGCTCGACTATTACCCAGGCTACATGTACGTGTTGACCGAGAACATCGAGCATGTGCGCGAAGAGGAAGCCGCGAATCGCGCGGCCCGCGAAAAGGACGGCTACGATCCCGGGGCCGTCAAAAACGGATTGCAGAGTCAGTGGATTCAGCCGCTGGTGATCCGGGGCAATCAAGGAGACTGCGTCAAGATGACGCTGCGCAATCAACTCGAGGGTGGGGAGGAAGTCAGTCTCAATATCCATGGATCCAGCATGGTGGTCGCGTCGACCGGTCAGCCGGCGACGACGACGAACCCGGACAGTGTGGTGGCTCAAGGCAAGGCCGCGGAGTTCGAATGGTATATCCCGCCGACGCAACAGGAGGGCGGGCGCCAGTTCCATTCCTACAGCAATGATCGCGAGTTGACGGTGATGGGCCTGTTCGGGGCCTTCGTCGTCGAACCGAAGGGATCCGAGTACCTGGATCCGATCGGCAGCGGCGATCCGACGCCGATGGCCAGCGGATGGCAGGCGATCATCAAGAACGGCACCGGTCCGGATTTTCGTGAATTTGTGCTGATGTATCACGAAGTCGGCGACGAGGCCTTCAGGCCGCTGAACAAGAAGGGCGATTTTCTCCCACAGCGCGATCCGTTGACCGACGTCTACCGGCCGGTGGCTCGCGCCCTCAACTATCGTAGCGAGCCCTTCGGCATCGACAACATGCAGACGCAGCACGAGTACTTCGGGTTCGAAGACGAATCCATGGCCTACAGCGCCTATACGTTCGGTGATCCGGCGACCACCGTCCCGCGCAGCTATCTGGGAGATCCGGCCAAGTTTCGCTTAGTGCACGGGGGATCGGAGGTCTTTCACTCCCACCATCCTCATGGCGGGTCGATCCGGTGGCCGCGCAGCCCGCGCGCGATCGATGAAATGCCCTTGTGGCATACGGCCAAGAACGGGCCGGTCAAGTACCCGGTGATCAGGACCAAGTCCGACCGGGTCGACGTCGAGGTCATCGGTCCGTCCGAGACGATGGACCTGGAGACGGAATGCGGCTCGGGCCTCTGTCAGCAATTGGCCGGCGACTTCCTGTTCCATTGCCACGTCGCGCACCACTACATCGCCGGCATGTGGGGGTATTGGCGGGTCTACAACACGTTGCAGCAAGGGGAGGTCCACAATGATACGATGCCGGCTCTTCGCGAACTCCCAGACCGGACGGGTCGTATTCAAGCCGGTGTGACATCGGATCAGCTCATCGGTCGCACAGTGGACTGGTTCGGCAAGACGTTCACCATCGTCAAGGATGGGAAGACGGATTGGAAGGCTTTGCCTGCCGTGGTCCAGGTAAAGGATTGGGTCGCCATGCAGCTGCCGCCGCAGGGGCAGCCGGGCCACAAAGACGACGAACGAGGCCAGACCAACTCGTACGACGCCAGCGTGTTGGATTGGGCGTGGCAGGGGGACCGTGCGATGACTGAGCGGGAGAATACGGTGGAGAATCCGCGATATCAATCGACGGCACCCGGCAAGCGACTGCCGATCCTGTTCGAGAGCGCCACCGGCAAGATCGCCTGGCCGCATCTGAAGCCGCACTTCGGCCGACGCGTGCCCTTCTCCCAGAACCACAATCCGTCTCCGTGGCTCGACATGATCCATTTGGAGGAAGACGGAGCGCCCAGCTCCTATCCGGCAAAGCCGGGAGAGAACGGGCGCTGGAGCATGTGTCCGGAGAACGCAGGCTCCAAGAAGTATAACGTGCATTTCATTCAGACGCCGATGACGCTCGCCGACAAGCAGGGCGATACGCCGGCGATCGAGGACAAGGACGGCCTGATTTATGTGTTGCACGAGGAAGAGGCTCAGGTTCGGAAAAGCGCGATCAAGTATCCGCTCGTCGTGCGGGCGAATATCTACGATTGTATCGATTGGATGCTCACCAGCGAGTGGGAAGACGACGACCATATCAACTTCCATTCGTCGAAGATCAACACGCACTGGCATTTTCTGCAATTCGACAACCAATCGTCAGACGGTGTGATCACCGGGTTTTCGTACGAGCAGTCGGTGCGTCCGTTCACGATGTTACAGAAAAAGGTCAACAAAGGGCTGCCGTTGCCGATGAATACGACGTTCACCAAGGCCGCCAAGAAGGGCGAGCGGGTGATCACGGTCAAGAATGCCGCTCAGTACCATCCGAACGTGGAGCTTCTGATCGGTGCGGACAATGTCGGAGGCAACGAAATCGGACGCGTGAAGTCCATCAAGGGAAACCAGATCACGTTGTATCGACCCTTGAGGAATGACCATCCGGTGAACGATATCGTGACGGTCGAGTTCGTCCGCCAGCGATTCTGGGTGGACTCCGACGTGGGCACCGTCTTCTGGCACGATCACGCGTTGGGTCGGGTGACCTGGCCGCACGGTGGGTTCGGGACGATCATCATCGAACCGGTCGGTTCAACGTATCACGATCCGAAGACGGGCAAGCCGATTAGGAGCGGACCGTTGGCCGACATCCGGACCGCCGAACCGGTGGGCTACGGAGTCAACGGCAGCTTCCGCGAGTTGCTGGTGCAGCTCAATGACACCGTGCCGCACACGGTGAACATCGTCACGGCGGGGAATCCCCCTGGGCAGCCGATCGAGGTGGCCCTCGAGGCCGGGAAAACCGTATCGTTCCCGATGCCGGAGAATATTCCGATGACGCCGATGCCCTTCCTCAACGGCGGGACTCATACGACAGGAGGCGGCTTGAATTTCAAGGCCGAACCTATCTCCAGCCGCTTGCTGTCGAATCCGGATGCGTCCAAGCTGTTCAGCAGCGCCGTTCACGGCGATCCCTACACGCCGATGGTGCGCGCGTATCTGGGCGACACGGTGGTGTTCCGCCTGCTTCAGACCATGGCGAACGAAACGATGGTCTGGACGCTGTCCGGCCATACGTATCTGACCGAACGCTATGCGGGCGACGCCAACCGGAAGAACTCGATTCATATCGGAATCGCCGAACGCTACGATCTCGTGGTTCCGCAAGCCGGAGGCCCGCGGCTTCAGCCTGGGGACTACATCCACTTCAACGGCCGCACCTCCAAGCTCTCGGAAGGTGCGTGGAGCATCATGCGGGTGCTGGATAAAGAAGCGCCGGACCTGCAGAAGCTGCCGGCCGGCTACAGCCGCAGGAACAACATCCCGCAGCCGCTTCCGGTCTGTCCGCCGGACGCTCCGGTGAAAAGCTTCAACGTGGCGGCGTTGGATTATCCCTCGATGAAGCTGAATCTGAAGGCTCCTGATGTGATCGAAGTGGACTTCGAACGGACGATCCAAATGGTGAACCCCAACGCGAAGATCTACGCGTTGGAGGAGGAAGTCGCCAGGGTTGGCAGCGGGCTGCAGCCGATGCCACTGACGTTGCGGGCCAATGTCGGAGACTGTCTCAAAATCAAACTGACCAACCGGATGAAGGAGGGTCGAGCCTCGTTCTCCGCCATCGGTTTGGCATTCGACCCCAAAGATTCGCTCGGGGCGAACGTCGGGAACAATCCCGGCGATCAGACGGTTTCGCCGGGAGAGAGCCGCACCTACACGTACTATGCGGACCCATTCCTGGGAGAGACCGCATCGCTGGTATGGGACTGGGGCAATGTGATGCTCAATCCTCGGAGCGGACTCTATGGAGCGGTGGTGATCGGTCCGAAGGGCGCCCAGTATCGGGATCCCAAGACCGGTGCAGATATCTCGACCAAGAACAGCTGGGTGGCCGATGTCATCGTAGACCGGACCATTCAGGGGTATGAGCACCGCGTCAACTACCGCGATGTGGCGCTGTTCTTCCAGGACGAGGACAATATCATCGGGACGAGCTTCATGCCCTACGTGCAGAACACGGCGGGTTTGACCGCCGTCAACTACCGTGCGGAACCCTATAGGTTCCGCCAGGACACCGGGTGCAGCCTGGGGAAGGTGTTCCAGCCCTGCGTGGTGGACAAGCCTGAGGATCCTGCGACCCCGATCATCGAGGCCCATGCCGGAGATCCGGTGCGGATCCACGTGTTTGGGGCCAGCAACGAGCAGAACGGCATGTTCAGCGTCGAACGTCATGAATGGCCGATCGAGCCCTTCATGCGCGGAGCCGACATGATCAGCGTGGTGGAGTTCTCAGGGTCTGAGACCCTGGATGCCTTCCTCCCTAGCGCCGGAGGCCCATTCCGAATGCCGGGCGACTATGTCTGGAGCAACCAGCGGCTGCCCTATTCGCAGTCCGGGCAATGGGGCTATCTGCGCGTGCTCCCTGCAGGCGACCAGCGCATCAAAGGCCTATCGAGCATTCGTCCGGGGGTCAAGCAGGCCGACTCCGAGACTCCGCCTCGGATCGGTCCTGTGTCTTCCGTGATGCGCTGA